From the Paenibacillus sp. R14(2021) genome, the window ATTAATCTTGCGCGTGTTCAGAAAGTCAATCGCCGTATGATTGCCAAGCCAGACGAACGGTAAAGACATGACTATAAACCTCCTTCATGTCATTTAATTGTAACACCCGTTGAAGGGGTTTACTACCCGCCTGTATGCGACAATCACGAGTAAGAGCTCCAGCGTTATTCAGGGCGGCGAGGTCTACGGCATGACGGGCGGCGTTTGCCATATCGGAGTTCCATTGGCTAAAGCCCATAAGTCGATGAGAGACAAAAGTGCACGCGGAAAAATCGTGGTCGATATTTCGCGATCGATAGTCTCGCAGCATGACTCGCATGATGATCCCACTGGAAACTCCTCCTGTCGAGCAGTGTTCTTTATACAAAAAAAACTGCCGCGAGGGCAGTTTTTTCGTTGTATGAGTTCAAGCCTGCGACACGTTTAAATACCGAGCTGATGCCCCTTCTCCAAGCGCTGAATTTGCTTCTCGCCCGTGTCTGCGAGCTCGCGGAACTGTTGGATCGTTTCGCGCATCTTAGGCAGCGCCTCCTGCTTGTAGCTACTAATGGAATCCAGCGCTGACAAAACATCCGTAAAGGCTTGCTTCAGCGTATCGACGGAAATGCTCGTTTCAAGCGACTGTTTATGAATTTCGGCGCCCTGCTCCTTCAACATTCTCGACGTGCCCGCAATGAGCTCGTTCGTCGTTTGGTTCAAGAGCTCGATCTTCTTGAGCACGATCTTCTGATTGTAGAGTGCGCTCGCTACGGTTACGGAAATTTTGAGCGCGGAGATCGTGATGTTCTTCGCGCGGTCTACCCCGCGAATCAGCTCTTTGTTATTCCGAATGACCACCTCGATGGCCATAATGCCCTGCTGATTGACGACCAGCATCTGCTGCAGGTCCATCACGCGCTGGCGCAGCGGGAACAACACTTCCTCCGTGATGAACCTTACTTTGTCAGGATCCTCATTACGCGATGCAGCCGCTTCGATCTGAGCGGCGATGGAATCATCCATCAGCATGCCCAGCTGAATTTCTTTCTGCAGCTTCTTGGTCAGGTCTCGCAGCTGCTGCTGCTCGATCTCCAGCGTCGTATTGTCGTTCTTAAGCGTAAACTTCCCTTTATCGAGGGAGACGACAATATCCCCAATGACGTTGTCAGCCTTCTGATATTTGAGAAAGTAAGCGCGCATCGGATTAAACAGCTTACCGAGAAGCCCGCCTTTGGCAAAATCGACGATGCTCGGGTCCAAATCCTTCAGCTGGGTGTGGAGCTCAGCCAGTCCTTTGGCAACCTGACCGCCCTCGTCTCCGGTTTTGGCGAGATTGCCGACCGATACTTGCAGCAGCGCATTTTTGTCCGAGGATGATCTCATGGTGTTCAGGCCGAATGTATCGATGGATTGCAATATTTCCCTGCGTTTCTCCAGCGATTCCAGATCAAGCGCCATAATCATGGCAACGTTAGCCTCCGCTGCTTCCTTCAGCTTGGCAACCTCTTCGGGCACCGGCTTCACTTCTTGCTCGATCACGGCTTTGATTTCATCGGAGCTGGGCACTTCCATTGAGAACGACACACGGTTTCCTCCTCTAGGATAAAGTTACATTTGGACGTTAAACAAGTTGCCGATCTTATAGACGACATCATCTGTATCTGCGTTAATGCTGGCTGCCTCATTAATGCTCGAAATGCTCTGCAGCGCCTTGATGTTGGCATTGTAGCCGACGGTATAAATCGGGATTTTGTAAGACTCGATCAAGCCCTTGATCTCATTAAGCGAGAGTCCCTCGTTCGTCTCCCCGTCGCTCAGGACGAAGATCAGCGGTTTCACGTTGGGATTGGCCTTCAGCTCGTCTTGGAGCATCTTCATCGCCACGACAATACCGTCGAAGGTCGCCGTGCCGCCGGCCGCTTGCAGACTGTCAACCGCACCCACGAACATCGATTGCTGCAGCGTATCGTATTTCTTGATCGGCAATTTGATGCTAACGTCGTCGGAATACGAGACGAGGCCAATGCTGTTGTCTTTGCCCAAATACTTCTGTCCCTTGAGCAGCGATTCTTTGAGCCGATTTAGCGGTTCGCCTGCCATACTGCCGGAAGTGTCGGTTACGAATACGGCCGCAATGGGCTTGCTCCCGTTCTTCTTCTCTTTCCATAGCTTCTGCGCGGAGGACAGCAGATTGCCATCGACTGGCGCGAGCTCAGACTTGTAGTCTTCAAGCCCATTAAAGCCCTTCTCCTTAGCGGCTTGCTGGTACTTCGGCTGCGTGACGAACTCAGCAAACTTCTTAATGATGTCTAATTTATCAGATGAAATATCACCTAGCGCATACAGCGGACTGTCATGTCTAACCCCGAACGGCGTAAAGACGTAACCGCTCTCTAGATCCGGTGCATTGACGAATGTCTGGTATTCCAATACAAAGCCGTCAAGCATGCCGGACTTCGCCGCATCGCGCATCTGAATCGTGGTCGACGCGATAAACGGAACATTGGCTTGGAACTTCTCGAACGCTTGAACCGCCTTATCGCCGAGAATATTGGAGCTGTCGAACGTATTGAGTGCCGTAACGAGGAAGTTCAAGCCAGTCGAGCTGGCGAAAGGATCCGTATAGCCCATGGAAAATTCATTATTGGCGATCGCTTCCGTTACGGATTTGACGTTCACCGATCCGTACTTGTCTACCAAAGCATCGTACTTGGCCTTTGCAATGACGATGCCAGGTACATTCCCGACGAGGCGCCCCGACACGAGCTGCGTCTTGATCCCGCTTGCCTTTACCATCTCGCCCCACAATTCGTTGGAAGGCGTGAACGCATCTGGGACGTATTTGCCGGATTTAATATAATCAGCTGCCGTTCCTGAAGCGATATTGCGAATTTTGACGGAGGCAGGCTTGCCGTCTACCGTAAGATTGGCTTGGTTGAATGCAGCTGCCGCTTCTGTCAGCCAGCCGTCTACGCCAGTCCCCGACTTTTCCGTGGATGAGAAGATCTCGACGAATTGATCGGTTGTATTAGGGACCGTAATCGGAAACTTCGAGATATCCGGCAGCGAATCCGCAACGTCCGCAGGATCGAGGTCGATCTGCCCTTTCACCGGCGTCTCTGTCGTAACTGAAATATCATCGTACAGCTTGCTTAGCTGCTTCCCCGCATCTTCGGCGGTCACTTGGGATTTGGACTTTCCGAGATTCGAAGTCAAATTGATTCCAAAATAGACAAGACCGAATACGCATACTAGAAAAATACCGGAAATTAGAAAGAACTTCCCCTTTTTCACCATTCAGAGCACCTCTCATTGTTTGTATAATTTCGTTTGCTGGATTAACGCGTCGATCTCTTGCATACATGGCATATTCTCAATGTCACCCGGCTCGAAGCTGTCGAGGCGCGAGATTTCCAGCAGCAGCTTATCTAGCTTCAACAAGATTTCTTCATTGGTTCCTAGGGAATTCTTGACGAAGGTAAGGTACTCGTTGTACATCGCCGTCTTCTCCTGGAGAAGATCCTTCGGAAGCGATGCTGCCTGCCTCCCCTGGAGACGCTTGAACTCCGACTCGTCAAAGACGCTCAGTCGATTCAAGATGCTGCGAACGTTCAAATAAAATAGTTTTTCTACTTCAAGAATGGTAGAAGCGAACTTCTTATAGCTGAGCTCCGCCGGATCGAATCGCTGCTGAAGCACGTTCAGCAACGTATCCTTCTTCTTATGTAAGCGGTCCAGCTGCTCCAGTGCCAGCGTGATCTCATGCTCCAGCGCTTTCATTCGCTTATAACGGGACAACGCTTCAATGTAATCCTCGTGCGTTCTGATTTCCTTTACCGGAAGCGCAAGAGGAGGTTTAAAGAGCAGTGCGTAGCTCCCATAGAGAAGCGCAAGCGCACTGGCAAGGAACAACGTGATTCCGCATGCTGCCGAGAAGGCGCTGCCTCCGATCTCGAGGCCGATGAAGCCGGGAGACAGCACCAATACGTTTACGGCCGCCACGCCAAGAAGCAGTCCCAGTAGTTTAATAAACGATGTTCCAGTCAAGCCCGATTCCTCCCGCTCCCCGCATAACTGCACTATATGTACGTCCCAAGCTGGAATAAGTTACATGCAGAACGCCGACACCTGATGTCTGAAGGTCGATCAACGGTAATTTCCTCCGCTTCTAATAGTTATGATTTGGAAATTATACCATATGCCATTACATAATATTCAATAAAATAGCTAGATTCCGAGTTTAGCGATCATGCAATAAAAAAAAGCCGCGAAGAACGCGGCTTTGTAGATCTTATATGACTCAAATTCGGCTTATTTCTTATTCCACGAATCCTTCAACGGCACCGTTCGATTGAAGACGAGGTTCTCGCCGGGCGAATGCTTGGAATCGACGCAGCAATAACCATGGCGGAAAAGCTGAAATTGCTGCTCTGGCCGAGCATGCTTCGCGAACGGTTCGATCCAAGCATTACTCACGATTACAAGCGACTCCGGATTGATGGCATCGGCCCAATTTCCGCCGTCCTCCCCCGGAACGCTTGGAGCAAGGAGCAATTCATGGTA encodes:
- a CDS encoding toxic anion resistance protein, producing MSFSMEVPSSDEIKAVIEQEVKPVPEEVAKLKEAAEANVAMIMALDLESLEKRREILQSIDTFGLNTMRSSSDKNALLQVSVGNLAKTGDEGGQVAKGLAELHTQLKDLDPSIVDFAKGGLLGKLFNPMRAYFLKYQKADNVIGDIVVSLDKGKFTLKNDNTTLEIEQQQLRDLTKKLQKEIQLGMLMDDSIAAQIEAAASRNEDPDKVRFITEEVLFPLRQRVMDLQQMLVVNQQGIMAIEVVIRNNKELIRGVDRAKNITISALKISVTVASALYNQKIVLKKIELLNQTTNELIAGTSRMLKEQGAEIHKQSLETSISVDTLKQAFTDVLSALDSISSYKQEALPKMRETIQQFRELADTGEKQIQRLEKGHQLGI
- a CDS encoding VWA domain-containing protein — its product is MVKKGKFFLISGIFLVCVFGLVYFGINLTSNLGKSKSQVTAEDAGKQLSKLYDDISVTTETPVKGQIDLDPADVADSLPDISKFPITVPNTTDQFVEIFSSTEKSGTGVDGWLTEAAAAFNQANLTVDGKPASVKIRNIASGTAADYIKSGKYVPDAFTPSNELWGEMVKASGIKTQLVSGRLVGNVPGIVIAKAKYDALVDKYGSVNVKSVTEAIANNEFSMGYTDPFASSTGLNFLVTALNTFDSSNILGDKAVQAFEKFQANVPFIASTTIQMRDAAKSGMLDGFVLEYQTFVNAPDLESGYVFTPFGVRHDSPLYALGDISSDKLDIIKKFAEFVTQPKYQQAAKEKGFNGLEDYKSELAPVDGNLLSSAQKLWKEKKNGSKPIAAVFVTDTSGSMAGEPLNRLKESLLKGQKYLGKDNSIGLVSYSDDVSIKLPIKKYDTLQQSMFVGAVDSLQAAGGTATFDGIVVAMKMLQDELKANPNVKPLIFVLSDGETNEGLSLNEIKGLIESYKIPIYTVGYNANIKALQSISSINEAASINADTDDVVYKIGNLFNVQM